The Leptospiraceae bacterium genome includes a region encoding these proteins:
- a CDS encoding DUF2071 domain-containing protein, with translation MDFRQILDSRIQDKKQNPNLLDVETYLEHFALINYALPKERLLAYIPQDRFEISEYLINGEKMALMSAVPFLDIDFHFKKIFPFLKFQFPQTNYRVYIKDKKTNESAVWFFGTTLGSYYVYLPRLGFNIPWHYAKYKVNCEYNSEEKKYNHFKVNSHSKWASSEIDLIDTGVSISTYDGFSSYEEMKLILTHPVKGYFYRNDSKLGTYSIWHEEMSLTSALPRKLYFSLYEKLGLLSREEMSKPLSVFLCPNILFEVYLPPKLV, from the coding sequence ATGGACTTTCGACAAATTTTAGATTCTCGCATTCAAGATAAAAAACAAAATCCAAACCTATTAGATGTCGAAACATATTTAGAACACTTTGCGTTAATTAATTACGCATTACCAAAAGAGCGTTTACTCGCTTATATACCGCAGGATCGTTTTGAAATTTCTGAATATTTAATTAATGGGGAAAAAATGGCTCTAATGAGTGCAGTTCCTTTTTTAGATATTGACTTTCATTTCAAAAAAATATTTCCATTTTTAAAATTTCAATTTCCTCAGACTAATTACCGTGTATATATCAAAGATAAAAAAACGAATGAATCAGCAGTTTGGTTTTTTGGTACAACCTTAGGATCGTATTATGTGTATTTGCCGCGTTTAGGATTTAATATACCTTGGCATTATGCGAAATATAAAGTAAATTGTGAATACAATTCTGAAGAAAAAAAATATAATCATTTCAAAGTAAATTCTCATTCAAAATGGGCAAGTTCAGAAATTGATTTGATTGATACTGGTGTTAGTATTTCTACTTATGATGGATTTTCTTCATATGAAGAAATGAAACTAATTTTAACTCATCCAGTGAAAGGTTATTTTTATCGAAATGATTCGAAGTTAGGAACCTATTCGATTTGGCACGAGGAAATGAGTTTAACTTCTGCTCTTCCGCGCAAACTATATTTTAGTCTCTATGAGAAGTTAGGACTATTATCTCGGGAAGAAATGTCAAAACCACTTTCTGTTTTTTTATGCCCCAATATTTTATTTGAAGTATATCTACCTCCAAAATTAGTTTAG
- a CDS encoding EAL domain-containing protein, with protein sequence MEKSEVDEDGTSKSSQDLQDLESFKKKFIETHRGRPIFMVRIDNIKGISLIDFINMLKVEIHKFPDIKILDLGFYFIEARQSLLLGIASGGDIADDAFPNLDSYFGKLHQISIKNNICEFNYGISRTQSNFISTINEIFEDLSRTSEKNLSDNLVRWGWTYFNKANSYISGSSHEAMIQPTVCYNPKSQTFSVKGGEVFVGGGAYRGYKDLINDIPIEQDIKRIELLIIEKLISASENAPGLLKFNISPQSLIDTFSSHEKVNRFTNLIRSKNLLAQNVRFELIEKHYEEDKFLLKDVCQCFWDYGFSFAADDFGVKSSSHQIVLDLGIMIQEFKLDPISFKFKVSEDKVKFLDNLAFIDYCKKLAHNREAVITAEAVGDLETLKFLMEHQIEQYQAFILFNKISLTQYKDEFSSLINMPVEVVFEILSNPTLLKEQKKEGHIFKVAQKNKLI encoded by the coding sequence ATGGAAAAATCGGAAGTCGATGAAGACGGAACTTCTAAATCCTCTCAAGATTTGCAGGATTTAGAATCCTTCAAAAAAAAATTCATAGAAACACATAGAGGTCGTCCCATATTTATGGTACGCATAGATAATATTAAAGGAATTTCTTTAATTGACTTTATTAACATGTTAAAAGTAGAAATCCATAAATTTCCAGACATTAAGATTTTAGATTTAGGATTTTATTTTATTGAAGCGCGCCAAAGTTTATTACTTGGTATAGCTTCCGGTGGAGATATTGCGGATGACGCATTCCCTAACTTAGATAGTTATTTTGGAAAACTACATCAAATTAGTATCAAAAATAATATCTGTGAGTTTAACTATGGAATTTCTAGAACACAAAGTAATTTTATTTCTACAATAAATGAAATATTTGAAGACTTATCTAGAACATCCGAAAAAAATCTGAGTGATAATTTAGTTAGATGGGGTTGGACTTATTTTAATAAAGCAAATAGCTATATCTCCGGAAGTTCCCATGAAGCAATGATTCAGCCCACTGTTTGTTACAATCCGAAGAGCCAAACTTTCTCAGTAAAAGGAGGAGAAGTTTTTGTAGGCGGAGGAGCTTATAGGGGATATAAAGATTTAATAAATGATATTCCTATAGAGCAAGATATTAAGCGTATTGAGTTACTCATAATTGAAAAACTAATCAGTGCAAGTGAAAATGCTCCGGGACTTTTAAAATTCAATATATCTCCCCAATCACTCATTGATACCTTTTCTAGCCATGAAAAGGTAAACCGGTTTACAAATCTTATCCGCTCCAAAAATCTATTAGCGCAAAACGTTCGATTTGAGTTAATAGAAAAACATTATGAAGAAGATAAATTTTTACTTAAAGATGTATGTCAATGTTTTTGGGACTACGGATTTAGTTTTGCCGCAGATGATTTTGGAGTAAAAAGTTCGAGTCATCAAATTGTATTGGATTTAGGAATTATGATTCAAGAATTTAAATTAGACCCTATTAGCTTTAAGTTTAAAGTATCTGAGGATAAAGTTAAATTTTTAGATAACCTAGCATTTATTGATTATTGCAAAAAACTCGCACATAACAGAGAAGCAGTTATCACAGCGGAAGCAGTCGGCGACTTGGAAACTTTAAAATTTCTAATGGAACATCAAATAGAACAGTACCAAGCATTCATTTTATTTAACAAAATATCGCTCACTCAATACAAAGATGAATTTAGTAGCCTAATAAATATGCCAGTCGAAGTTGTTTTTGAAATTCTTTCAAATCCAACTCTTTTGAAAGAACAAAAAAAAGAAGGCCATATTTTTAAAGTTGCCCAAAAAAATAAATTAATCTAA
- a CDS encoding serine/threonine-protein kinase has translation MQDTLNKLISGELKNTDKLKLSCNLDKLPNEVFSLADTLEVLDLSNNNFSELPEDFECLQNLKILFLSENKFKLFPKILSKCKNLDIIGFKSNEISYLEEECLPPNLRWLILTNNKISNLPKSIGNCKNLQKLMLAGNYLTTLPDTMIHCKNLELLRISANRLNELPNWIFDLPKLSWLAFASNPCLPKLENTRQVTKYVFQDFKLEKLIGEGASGSIYEVKTANTNNPHVAVKIFKGEITSDGFPEDEMSACLQAGIHPNLTNVLGEFRDKDKQGLVLELISENYKKLGYPPNFDTCTRDTFPENISFSIPKILQILLSISAAMTHLHQHGILHGDLYAHNILVEDTNFHTILGDFGAATIYFGNFSQNFNFEKLEVRAFGNLMDDLLTRVPKDIAYFEIYKILIQLKDECINQSILERPNFIEVNNRLKKLI, from the coding sequence ATGCAAGACACTTTAAATAAACTTATTTCTGGCGAACTCAAAAATACAGACAAATTGAAATTATCCTGCAATCTGGATAAGCTCCCAAATGAAGTATTTTCATTAGCGGATACACTTGAGGTATTAGATTTATCTAACAATAATTTTTCTGAGTTACCTGAAGATTTTGAATGTTTACAGAATCTCAAAATTTTATTTCTATCAGAAAATAAATTCAAACTATTTCCCAAAATTCTATCCAAGTGTAAAAATTTAGATATTATCGGTTTCAAATCAAACGAGATTTCTTATTTAGAAGAGGAATGCCTACCTCCCAATTTACGTTGGCTAATTCTTACAAATAATAAAATTTCAAATTTACCAAAATCGATTGGGAATTGCAAAAATTTACAAAAATTAATGTTAGCCGGAAATTATTTAACAACTCTTCCTGATACAATGATTCATTGCAAAAATTTAGAATTACTTCGTATTTCAGCCAATCGTTTGAATGAATTACCAAATTGGATATTCGATTTACCAAAACTTTCTTGGTTAGCTTTTGCGAGTAATCCTTGTTTGCCAAAATTAGAAAATACTCGGCAAGTGACTAAGTATGTATTCCAAGATTTTAAACTAGAAAAACTAATTGGAGAAGGGGCGTCAGGATCCATTTACGAAGTCAAAACGGCTAATACAAATAATCCACATGTTGCTGTAAAAATATTTAAAGGAGAAATTACCAGTGATGGATTTCCGGAAGACGAAATGTCGGCTTGTTTACAGGCAGGTATTCATCCAAATCTTACAAATGTATTGGGAGAATTTAGAGACAAAGACAAACAAGGTTTAGTTTTAGAATTGATTTCTGAAAATTATAAAAAATTAGGTTACCCTCCTAATTTTGATACCTGCACACGAGATACATTTCCTGAAAATATTTCGTTTTCAATTCCAAAAATTTTACAGATACTTTTGAGTATTTCCGCAGCAATGACGCATTTACATCAACATGGAATTTTACACGGAGATTTATATGCACATAATATATTAGTTGAAGATACGAACTTTCATACAATTTTAGGAGACTTCGGTGCGGCGACAATTTACTTCGGTAATTTTTCACAGAATTTTAATTTTGAAAAATTGGAAGTTAGAGCGTTTGGAAACCTTATGGATGACTTACTCACAAGAGTTCCTAAAGACATAGCATATTTCGAAATCTATAAAATTCTAATTCAATTAAAGGATGAATGTATAAATCAAAGTATCTTAGAAAGACCAAACTTTATAGAAGTCAATAATAGATTGAAAAAGTTAATCTAG
- a CDS encoding serine/threonine-protein phosphatase, whose product MNSVAYLNNLNEDLNDQTLRKMVFQRLFKEYGRVIQRELKKYPETLNRKMAEGNTYKDFLFHQLDDVRKEIGDFTSGPSFFEKLYLEHLDDGKFENTTAKNLILTYRYRIESFLYSENFAMDKKLRATIEKVVSRLIEIPDYIGNFNLQEKYIRTEMIAAVLKDGDDEFKRKAANLIEKQSLIVMNTMNEIFVKRLTDTLLEENLLKKELLARQKTMQEELVRAKKIQQNLLPKSFPSNMGLKFYASYIPMETVGGDFYDVQILPNPENLPTDNVGVLIADVSGHGVPAAFIASMAKISWQNNIELLKSPASILQRINLQMLENTAGNFITAFLGVFETKVRHNSSFNTNTSPEIENLRGIFSYASAGHFSPYIIRKNMDSITLKVKGSMIGVFQNIRIDEYAVEYYQGDRFIFFTDGLLEAKNQLGEILGEERLYRIFDACKNLDGKSACESILEGLWNFADGKTIEDDITLLIIDVD is encoded by the coding sequence ATGAACAGTGTAGCTTATTTAAACAATCTAAATGAAGATCTAAATGATCAAACGCTTCGAAAAATGGTCTTTCAACGACTATTCAAAGAATACGGAAGAGTCATTCAACGAGAATTAAAAAAATATCCCGAGACTTTAAATCGTAAAATGGCGGAAGGGAATACTTATAAAGATTTTTTGTTCCATCAATTAGACGATGTTCGAAAAGAGATAGGAGACTTTACATCTGGTCCCTCATTTTTTGAAAAATTATATTTAGAACATTTAGATGATGGCAAATTTGAAAATACAACAGCAAAGAATCTAATATTAACTTACCGCTACCGGATTGAAAGTTTTTTATATTCTGAAAATTTTGCTATGGATAAAAAACTGCGTGCGACTATTGAGAAAGTGGTTTCGCGACTAATAGAAATTCCTGACTACATCGGAAATTTCAACTTACAGGAAAAGTATATTCGAACTGAAATGATTGCAGCAGTTTTAAAAGATGGCGATGATGAATTTAAACGGAAAGCAGCCAATTTAATTGAAAAACAATCTCTAATTGTAATGAATACAATGAATGAAATCTTTGTAAAGCGCCTAACGGATACTCTTTTAGAAGAGAATCTCTTAAAAAAAGAATTATTAGCCCGCCAAAAAACTATGCAAGAAGAATTGGTTCGCGCAAAAAAAATCCAACAAAATCTTCTTCCTAAAAGTTTTCCATCAAACATGGGATTGAAATTTTACGCAAGTTACATTCCTATGGAGACCGTAGGTGGAGATTTTTATGATGTTCAAATTTTACCAAATCCAGAAAACCTTCCGACAGATAATGTGGGAGTATTGATTGCGGATGTATCAGGTCATGGAGTTCCTGCAGCATTTATCGCATCAATGGCAAAAATTAGTTGGCAAAATAATATAGAACTTCTGAAATCGCCTGCTTCTATTTTACAACGAATCAATTTACAAATGCTAGAAAATACTGCCGGAAATTTTATTACAGCCTTTTTGGGAGTTTTTGAAACAAAAGTACGGCACAATTCCTCTTTCAATACGAATACTAGTCCGGAAATCGAAAATTTACGTGGTATTTTTTCCTATGCTTCCGCCGGCCATTTTTCTCCTTATATTATTCGTAAAAATATGGATTCTATCACGTTAAAAGTAAAAGGTTCAATGATTGGAGTTTTTCAAAATATTCGAATTGATGAATATGCAGTAGAATATTATCAAGGTGATAGGTTTATTTTCTTTACAGATGGATTGTTAGAAGCCAAGAACCAGTTAGGAGAAATCCTTGGTGAAGAGAGGCTCTATCGAATTTTTGATGCTTGTAAGAATTTGGATGGAAAGTCTGCTTGCGAGTCTATTTTGGAAGGACTTTGGAATTTTGCGGACGGGAAAACTATTGAAGATGATATTACTTTATTAATAATTGATGTAGACTAA
- a CDS encoding aldo/keto reductase: MKKRRLGKSAMVVSEIGMGTMTFGSTCDEPTSFKILDKAYDAGIDFYDTAEIYPVPPEEKWVHRTEEIVGKWLKTKPRDSVLIATKVCGPGHGWFVPPVRNGKTALDRHHIVRAIEGSLRRLGTDYVDLYQSHWPDPDMMYEETMYALSELVSSGKVRYVGCSNETPWGLMKSLWASEKNRLVRYESIQNNFSMLNRRFEDALSEVCKKENISLLPYSPIAGGVLSGKYNGGKVPENARFSRYAKLGDRQKKMSNRFLNDLTLKATDEFLKIAKDANMSLVTMAVAWSKQHDFVASTLIGANTVEQLTESLKATDVILSQDILNKINEVSKNIPYPMG, translated from the coding sequence ATGAAAAAAAGACGGCTTGGAAAATCGGCGATGGTAGTTTCTGAAATTGGAATGGGAACAATGACATTTGGTTCCACTTGTGACGAACCTACTAGCTTTAAAATATTAGATAAAGCGTATGACGCAGGAATTGATTTTTATGATACAGCAGAAATTTATCCAGTTCCACCAGAGGAAAAATGGGTTCACCGCACTGAAGAAATTGTAGGAAAATGGCTTAAAACGAAACCTCGCGATTCGGTTCTTATTGCAACAAAAGTTTGTGGACCCGGTCATGGGTGGTTTGTTCCTCCGGTTCGTAACGGTAAAACGGCATTAGACCGTCACCATATTGTTCGCGCGATCGAAGGAAGTTTGCGTCGATTGGGTACTGATTATGTAGATCTCTATCAATCTCATTGGCCTGATCCTGATATGATGTACGAAGAAACAATGTATGCACTTTCTGAATTAGTAAGTAGCGGCAAAGTTCGATATGTCGGTTGTAGCAATGAAACTCCATGGGGACTTATGAAAAGTCTCTGGGCATCTGAAAAAAATCGTCTTGTTCGATATGAAAGTATTCAAAATAATTTTAGTATGTTAAATCGTCGTTTTGAAGATGCTCTTTCTGAAGTATGTAAAAAGGAAAATATTAGCCTTTTACCTTATTCTCCGATTGCGGGTGGAGTTCTTTCTGGAAAATACAATGGCGGTAAAGTTCCGGAAAATGCTCGTTTTAGTAGATACGCAAAGTTAGGCGATAGACAAAAGAAAATGTCAAATCGTTTCTTAAATGATCTCACTTTAAAAGCAACGGATGAATTTTTGAAAATTGCAAAAGATGCAAATATGAGTCTTGTTACTATGGCGGTTGCTTGGAGTAAACAACATGATTTTGTTGCTTCTACTTTAATTGGTGCGAATACGGTAGAACAATTAACTGAATCTTTAAAAGCAACAGACGTTATCCTTTCACAGGATATACTCAATAAAATCAATGAGGTTTCCAAGAATATCCCTTATCCTATGGGTTAA
- a CDS encoding class I SAM-dependent RNA methyltransferase yields MLKRNEKIVEVNLQRTKIVRLNSQLQGVGQDTNLTFRYSDIGDEIIYESRGRGKNKFAKVDSVIRANKYNPLCEHFGDCGGCSAQHIEYDRQFEIKTLGILEKFQTNFKFTPELSPATKQYNYRHRMDFAVFPGFIGLRQAENFRRIINVKKCEIQSEWANKELTQLRSLIFEEYPDLPLDRRTSAGYLKYITLRTNHDSSDTITIFTFIDEFQGSELEQKFISEVLKFSTSNNIVFCYNRKQSEVSADGNFIVIRGKSYYSEQINAKEILVPFNSFFQPNPEGFTSIIRFIEEQLKDIKSTTLIDLFCGNGFFSILFGDKFNHLIGYDWVESSIQTAKENLARIFPDKIIQFEKKDLLQFKDVFTNSKSISKDSILILDPPRNGIGVKLTEYILESEIDLILYVSCNPNSQLEDLTILAQKYQIESGLITDPYPHTPHLESVLLLKKIREPA; encoded by the coding sequence ATGTTGAAAAGAAATGAAAAAATAGTTGAGGTAAACCTTCAGCGGACTAAGATTGTTCGCCTCAACTCTCAACTGCAAGGAGTAGGTCAGGATACGAACTTAACGTTTCGATATTCAGACATCGGTGACGAAATAATTTACGAATCCCGAGGACGAGGCAAAAATAAATTTGCCAAAGTAGACTCGGTGATTCGAGCAAATAAATACAATCCACTTTGTGAACATTTTGGAGATTGTGGTGGTTGCAGCGCCCAACATATTGAATACGATAGGCAATTTGAAATAAAAACGTTAGGTATACTAGAAAAATTTCAGACTAATTTTAAGTTTACTCCCGAATTATCACCTGCTACCAAACAATATAATTATCGTCATAGGATGGATTTTGCTGTTTTTCCTGGATTTATTGGGCTTAGGCAAGCGGAAAATTTTCGACGAATCATCAATGTGAAAAAATGCGAAATTCAGTCCGAATGGGCAAATAAAGAATTAACGCAACTCCGTAGTTTGATATTTGAGGAATATCCAGATTTGCCTTTGGATCGAAGAACGAGTGCGGGTTATCTTAAATATATCACTCTCAGAACAAATCATGACTCTTCCGATACAATAACTATTTTTACGTTTATAGATGAGTTTCAAGGTTCGGAATTAGAACAAAAATTTATTTCAGAAGTTCTTAAATTTTCTACTTCTAATAATATTGTATTTTGTTATAATCGCAAACAATCCGAAGTATCCGCAGATGGAAATTTTATCGTAATTAGAGGTAAATCCTATTATTCCGAACAAATCAATGCTAAAGAAATATTGGTTCCATTCAATTCTTTTTTTCAGCCAAATCCGGAAGGGTTTACTTCTATTATCCGCTTTATCGAAGAGCAACTCAAAGATATTAAGTCCACTACATTGATTGATTTATTTTGTGGAAATGGTTTTTTTAGTATTTTATTTGGAGATAAATTTAATCATCTTATCGGATATGATTGGGTAGAAAGTTCGATTCAAACTGCAAAGGAGAATTTAGCTAGGATTTTCCCTGATAAAATAATCCAATTTGAAAAGAAAGACCTTCTACAATTTAAAGATGTATTTACCAATTCAAAATCAATTTCTAAAGATTCAATTTTAATTTTAGATCCTCCTCGTAATGGAATTGGAGTTAAATTGACGGAATATATTTTAGAATCTGAAATTGATTTGATACTTTATGTTTCCTGCAACCCAAACTCACAGTTAGAGGACTTGACAATACTTGCTCAAAAATATCAAATCGAATCAGGTTTGATTACTGATCCGTATCCGCATACACCTCATTTAGAATCCGTATTGTTATTAAAAAAAATTAGGGAACCAGCGTAG
- a CDS encoding adenylate/guanylate cyclase domain-containing protein, producing MYFKHSAMRSTSTVPNMQILEEREIQFSIRYKLILIVSLIILLGLSSIIFLVTIFYKSNSEVLIQEYNLSLARLAGMQVESNLKNMSYRVQNFRESIQQKTFTKAELSDRSNLFFTRNSKILSIGILKKKDDDFTFVYEFTQEKVFTENKLDIGLMPIIHDSIKPEFQRTFNGEIVVINVSSKFSFPVLAVILPIESNSEEILLFYVEPTEILGTFQSALQTDIFQVFMVNQKGEVIAHSDDKETVLKTNKSEIPIVKKMLSSNVDNGSQKYSVGNFEFLGSFQLLDFGGLGIVSTVESDKIFEAIYQIQRRNIVITIIILTISFIVVYLFANTLTVPLSNLVIASAQIEEGNYNVKIQPSTRDEVGLLTKSFIQMAKGLKERENIKNTFGKFVNREIAERALHGELQLGGIKKNCAIFFSDLRNFTGMSEKMEAEQVVEFLNQYFTEMVECVYTTNGIVDKFIGDAIMAHWGAIYSDGNDTRNAIDAALLMRIALINFNADTETPNRPKFRFGCGINTGEVVAGQIGSPKKLEYTVIGDAVNLASRIEYLNKEFGTDILISENSYEQVKGIYKLVAMPSVEIRGKTKPQNIYAVLGKENDPACPRDLRELRQMVGIPFQE from the coding sequence ATGTACTTTAAGCACTCTGCTATGCGATCTACGTCAACTGTTCCAAATATGCAAATTCTCGAAGAAAGAGAAATTCAATTTTCGATTCGATATAAACTTATTCTTATAGTTTCCTTAATAATTCTCTTAGGTTTATCTTCCATAATATTTCTAGTAACAATTTTTTATAAAAGTAATAGTGAAGTTTTGATTCAAGAATACAATTTAAGTTTAGCTAGACTCGCTGGTATGCAAGTAGAATCGAATCTAAAAAATATGAGTTATAGAGTTCAGAATTTTAGGGAGTCTATTCAACAGAAAACTTTTACAAAGGCAGAATTATCTGATCGATCAAATCTATTTTTTACTCGGAATTCAAAAATTCTATCCATAGGAATTCTTAAAAAGAAAGACGACGATTTTACATTTGTCTATGAGTTTACTCAGGAGAAAGTTTTTACTGAAAATAAATTGGATATCGGACTAATGCCGATTATTCACGATAGTATAAAACCAGAATTTCAGAGAACTTTTAATGGAGAAATAGTTGTTATAAATGTCTCCTCAAAATTTAGTTTTCCTGTATTAGCTGTAATATTACCAATAGAAAGTAACTCAGAAGAAATACTTTTATTCTACGTTGAACCTACGGAAATACTTGGAACATTCCAGTCAGCATTGCAGACTGATATTTTTCAAGTATTTATGGTAAATCAGAAAGGAGAAGTAATCGCCCACTCTGATGATAAAGAGACCGTTTTAAAAACAAATAAATCCGAAATTCCTATCGTAAAAAAAATGTTGTCTAGTAATGTAGATAACGGTTCACAGAAATATTCAGTCGGCAATTTTGAATTCCTTGGTTCTTTTCAATTACTTGATTTTGGTGGTTTAGGAATAGTATCCACAGTTGAGTCTGATAAAATATTTGAAGCAATTTATCAAATCCAGAGAAGAAATATTGTAATCACTATTATCATATTAACTATCAGTTTTATCGTTGTTTACCTCTTTGCAAATACGTTAACCGTACCACTTTCTAATTTAGTAATTGCAAGTGCTCAGATTGAAGAAGGAAATTATAACGTCAAAATTCAGCCATCTACACGAGATGAAGTTGGACTTTTAACTAAGTCATTTATTCAAATGGCAAAAGGATTAAAAGAAAGAGAAAATATAAAAAATACTTTCGGGAAATTTGTAAACCGAGAAATCGCCGAACGAGCTCTTCACGGCGAACTACAGTTAGGCGGTATTAAAAAAAATTGTGCTATATTCTTTTCTGATCTTAGAAATTTTACAGGCATGTCTGAAAAAATGGAAGCTGAACAAGTAGTCGAATTTTTGAATCAGTATTTTACCGAGATGGTTGAATGTGTATATACTACAAACGGAATTGTAGATAAATTCATTGGGGATGCCATCATGGCTCATTGGGGAGCAATTTATTCAGACGGAAATGATACTAGAAATGCGATAGACGCTGCATTATTAATGCGGATAGCTCTAATTAATTTTAATGCTGATACCGAAACTCCGAATCGTCCTAAATTTCGTTTTGGATGTGGGATTAATACTGGTGAAGTAGTAGCTGGTCAAATTGGGTCACCAAAAAAATTAGAATACACAGTGATTGGCGATGCAGTAAATTTAGCATCTCGAATAGAATATTTGAATAAAGAATTTGGGACAGATATTTTAATATCAGAAAATTCCTATGAACAAGTAAAAGGTATATATAAATTAGTCGCAATGCCTAGTGTTGAAATTAGAGGAAAAACCAAACCACAGAACATTTATGCTGTATTAGGAAAAGAAAATGATCCCGCTTGTCCACGTGATTTAAGGGAATTACGGCAAATGGTTGGTATCCCTTTTCAGGAATGA
- a CDS encoding CoA pyrophosphatase, producing MNSFSFEFIKKKLIDSDYPEISSKGLKISSVVLPFYLTKENKPGIILTKRSEHLNSHAGQISFPGGKFDDSDGTIRETALREWEEETGENRNTLEIIGSFHGLNTGTGYHITPFIARYFGNFNFYPNRNEVDFIIHLELEELLNIPFYTMPLENHPSGRFDIFYFDLPQGLLWGATCHILVQFLNEFCEFRRIPEPVKANLNAAPFFSPPKKT from the coding sequence ATGAATTCCTTCTCGTTTGAGTTTATCAAAAAAAAGTTAATAGATAGTGATTACCCAGAAATTTCCTCAAAGGGTTTAAAGATTTCTTCGGTCGTTTTACCATTTTATTTAACCAAAGAGAACAAACCGGGGATAATATTAACTAAACGAAGTGAACACCTCAATAGTCATGCTGGACAAATTTCATTTCCGGGCGGAAAGTTCGATGATTCTGATGGGACGATACGCGAAACAGCTCTACGTGAGTGGGAAGAAGAAACAGGTGAGAATAGAAATACTTTAGAAATAATTGGATCATTTCATGGATTGAATACTGGAACCGGTTATCATATTACTCCTTTTATTGCTCGTTATTTTGGAAATTTTAATTTTTATCCGAATCGAAACGAAGTAGATTTTATTATCCATCTCGAACTAGAGGAACTTCTGAATATTCCTTTTTACACTATGCCTTTAGAAAATCATCCTTCCGGACGATTTGATATCTTCTATTTTGACCTTCCACAAGGATTACTTTGGGGAGCTACATGCCATATACTCGTACAATTCCTAAATGAGTTTTGTGAATTTCGAAGAATTCCCGAACCAGTAAAAGCAAACTTAAATGCTGCCCCTTTTTTTTCTCCACCGAAAAAGACTTGA
- a CDS encoding adenosine kinase — MTKKFDVFGVGNALVDTLASIDHDFLHRAEIKKGVMTLVDTESQNKLLNFLKEHRLELRSGGSAANTMIALANSGGNGCYTGKVADDEHGKFYKKDMEDAGIIFDVPAAKDGKTGTCVVLTTPDADRTMLTNLGISTSLSKQDIHEERLKDSQIAYVEGYLWDGQNTKEASVHTMEVAKKNGSKVAFTYSDPFCVNRSREDFVKLTQDFVDIAFCNHDEAMALTQTDNPEDAIMQLGTMCNLVFMTWGSRGAFIAVEGIVSPVTGFPVHSPVDSNGAGDAFAAGVLYGLTHGYSIAKSCKWGNYVASKMIMEIGARLSINLKEHHHVLTGMA; from the coding sequence ATGACAAAAAAGTTTGATGTATTTGGGGTAGGAAATGCGCTTGTGGATACTTTAGCAAGCATTGATCATGATTTTTTACATAGGGCAGAAATTAAAAAAGGTGTGATGACTTTGGTAGACACAGAAAGTCAAAATAAACTTTTGAATTTTCTGAAGGAACATAGATTAGAATTACGTTCTGGTGGTAGTGCGGCTAATACTATGATTGCTTTAGCGAACTCAGGGGGTAATGGTTGTTATACTGGAAAAGTTGCAGATGACGAACATGGTAAGTTTTACAAAAAGGACATGGAAGACGCAGGAATTATTTTTGATGTTCCAGCTGCCAAAGATGGTAAAACAGGAACTTGTGTTGTATTGACCACTCCAGATGCTGATAGAACCATGCTTACTAATTTAGGAATATCAACTAGTTTATCCAAACAGGATATTCATGAAGAAAGATTAAAGGATTCTCAAATTGCTTATGTAGAAGGTTACCTTTGGGACGGGCAAAATACAAAGGAAGCCTCTGTCCATACAATGGAAGTCGCAAAGAAAAATGGAAGTAAAGTTGCATTTACCTACAGTGATCCGTTTTGTGTAAATCGTTCGAGAGAAGATTTTGTAAAACTAACGCAAGATTTTGTGGATATTGCTTTTTGTAACCATGATGAAGCAATGGCTCTCACACAAACTGATAATCCAGAAGATGCTATCATGCAACTTGGAACTATGTGTAATTTGGTATTTATGACTTGGGGATCACGGGGTGCATTTATTGCAGTGGAAGGGATTGTATCTCCTGTTACCGGTTTTCCAGTTCACAGCCCGGTTGATTCTAACGGAGCGGGTGACGCATTTGCGGCTGGCGTATTATACGGATTAACCCATGGTTATTCAATTGCAAAATCTTGCAAATGGGGAAACTACGTTGCCTCTAAAATGATTATGGAAATTGGCGCGAGACTTTCTATTAATTTAAAGGAACACCATCACGTATTAACAGGAATGGCGTAA